A section of the Humulus lupulus chromosome 2, drHumLupu1.1, whole genome shotgun sequence genome encodes:
- the LOC133817045 gene encoding probable WRKY transcription factor 75, translating into MENYQMLFPCSSSSMAVSGYPAHVVSSTMESSQNNESAFSTGTAMEGLGGRISHGFLGLGTENQNQNQNQNYQNHQHLHHRDDQTAKMMTMMMMNNNKGHHDHDDHDDDQEQMGKKSTSSSSAGTANNCNNNNNKKKGVKKVKKPKYAFQTRSQVDILDDGYRWRKYGQKSVKNNRFPRSYYRCTHHGCNVKKQVQRLTKDEGVVVTTYEGMHTHPIEKHTDNFEHILNQMHIYTPF; encoded by the exons ATGGAAAACTACCAAATGTTGTTCCCATGTTCATCGTCGTCAATGGCGGTATCAGGCTATCCAGCTCATGTAGTCTCGTCAACCATGGAAAGCTCTCAAAACAATGAATCTGCTTTCAGTACTGGAACTGCCATGGAGGGTCTGGGTGGCCGTATTTCACATGGGTTTTTGGGATTGGGAAcagaaaaccaaaaccaaaaccaaaaccaaaactatCAGAATCATCAGCATCTTCATCATCGTGATGATCAGACGGCTAAgatgatgacgatgatgatgatgaataaTAACAAGGGTCATCATGATCACGATGATCATGACGATGATCAAGAACAGATGGGAAAAAAGTCGACATCTTCTTCATCAGCTGGTACTGCTAataattgtaataataataataataagaagaaaggAGTGAAGAAGGTGAAGAAGCCAAAGTATGCTTTTCAAACGAGGAGTCAGGTTGATATACTCGATGATGGCTATCGATGGAGGAAGTATGGCCAGAAATCTGTCAAGAACAATAGATTTCCAag GAGCTACTACAGGTGCACACACCATGGATGCAATGTAAAGAAACAAGTTCAAAGGTTAACGAAAGACGAAGGTGTTGTAGTCACCACTTACGAAGGAATGCACACCCATCCTATTGAGAAGCACACTGACAATTTTGAACATATCTTGAACCAAATGCATATTTACACTCCTTtctga